The sequence below is a genomic window from Kitasatospora kifunensis.
CGTTCGGCACCTCGTTGGCCTCGTCGTCGACCACGGTGGCCGAGATGCCGGGCAGGGCCCGCTGGGCGGAGCCCGGCTTGGTCTCGGTGACGCCCGGCAGCGGGCTGATCATCATGGCGCCGGTCTCGGTCTGCCACCAGGTGTCGACGATCGGGGTCTTGCCGGCGCCGATGTGCTCCCGGTACCAGATCCACGCCTCGGGGTTGATCGGCTCGCCGACGCTGCCCAGGATCCGCAGCGAGGACAGGTCGAACTGCGCGGGGATGTCGTCGCCCCACTTCATGAAGGTGCGGATCGCGGTGGGGGCGGTGTAGAGGATGGTCACCCCGTACTTCTGGATGATCTCCCAGAAGCGGCCCTGGTGCGGGGTGTCCGGGGTGCCCTCGTAGATCACCTGGGTGGCGCCGTTGGAGAGCGGGCCGTAGACGATGTACGAGTGGCCGGTCACCCAGCCGATGTCGGCGGTGCACCAGTAGACGTCGGTCTCCGGCTTGAGGTCGAAGACCGCGTGGTGGGTGTAGCTGGCCTGGGTCAGGTAGCCGCCGGAGGTGTGCAGGATGCCCTTGGGCTTTCCGGTGGTGCCGGAGGTGTAGAGGATGAAGAGCGGCTGCTCGGCGTCGTGCGCCTCGGGCGTGTGCTCGGTGGACTGACGCTGCGTGATCTCGTGCCACCACACGTCCCGGCCCTCGGTCCAGGAGATCTCCTGGCCGGTCCGACGGACCACCAGGACGTGCTCCACCTGCGGGCACTTGGCCAGCGCCTCGTCGATGGCGGGCTTGAGTGCCGACGGCTTGCCGCGGCGGTAGCCGCCGTCGGCGGTGATCACGAGCTTGGCGTCGGCGTCCTGGATCCGCGAGGCGACGGCGTCGGCGGAGAAGCCGCCGAAGACGACGGAGTGCGCGGCGCCGATCCTGGCGCAGGCGAGCATGGCGACGACGGCCTCGGCGATCATCGGCAGGTAGATGGCCACCCGGTCGCCCTTGGCGACACCGAGCTCGAGCAGCGCGTTGGCGGCCTGCGAGACCTCGTCCTTGAGCTGGGCGTAGGTGATCGAGCGGCTGTCGCCGGGCTCGCCCTCGAAGTGGATGGCGACCCGGTCGCCGTTGCCGGCCTCGACATGGCGGTCGACGCAGTTGTACGCCACGTTGAGCTTGCCGTCGGCGAACCACTTGGCGAACGGCGGGTTCGACCAGTCCAGGGTCTCGGTGGGCTCGACGGCCCAGCTGAGGCGCCGGGCCTGCTCGGCCCAGAAGCCGAGGCGGTCCTCGGAGGCCTGCGTGTACGCGGCCGCGGTGACGTTGGCGGCCGCGGCGAGATCGGCGGGCGGGGCGAAGCGCCGCTCCTCCTTGAGCAGGTTGGCCAGGCTCTCGTTGCTCAACGCGCACTCCTCATTCGAGTCTGTTCATCGTGCTTTCTTTCGCGGGCCCCCCGCGGAAAGCTCTGTGCTGCGGGATGTCCCTGCCAGGGGATTGTCCCGCGTGTCCCAGCGCACAGCTCACCAGGCGAAGAGGTCGGTTGACAAGGGGGCCTGGGAAATTGGTGTAGACCTTTTATGGATCGGTGATCGTCAGGGCACATCCGCGGGGCGTAGTTGTCCGTCGCGGCGGAATTGGGCCCTGGGGCGACCCGTCCCCCGAGTGGGCGTGTCGCGAGCTTACGCGGCATCAGCTGATTCTTCTGCGCCGAGTCTTGACGCTCGATACCGCCGGTACTCCACTGTAACTACCAGCTCAGACGGCTTTCCGCCGGTGGCCGGCGGCCCGCGATCTCTGGTCGGCCCGGCAGGAGGGCATGCGGGCGGGAGTGGAACTCTCGGGGAGTTGAGCCATGCCGGAATCTCCTGTCAACCCTGCCACGCCGCCGAGACCGGGCGACTTCGCCGTCGTCCGTATGTCCGGTGAAATCGGTCGCCTGATCCGACTGGGCCAATGGCTCAACGGGGACGGCTTCGCCAACTACGAGCACGCTTTCCTATTGGTCGGGGACGACGAGGTGATCGAGGCCGAACCCGGCGGCGTCCGGCAGGCTTCGCTCGCCGAGTACGGCGCGAGTCGGGTCCGTTGGTCCAGCGGGCGAATAGAGATGACGGATGATCAGCGTGAGGCTGTTGTGGCAGCAGCACACCGCTACCTGCGGGTGCCCTACAGCTTCCTCGACTACGCGGCTCTGGCCGCTCACCGGTTCCGCGTGCCGGGCAGCTCGCTGCTCAAGGGATACGTGGCCGACACTCGGCATCTGATCTGCTCTCAGCTGGTCGACCAGTGCTACCAGGATGCGGGGATCCACCTGTTCAACGACGGGCGCTGGCCGGGGTATGTGACGCCTGCCGATCTCGACCGGCTGATCGGCTGACCCTCCGTCGGCTTGGCGTGGGCGATCCGGGTCCCGCCCCCGCGTGCCGCCGCCCGCGCGCCGCCCCCGTGTCCCTGCGCGTGCCGTGCACCGCGCCTCGAACCGTGTCCGCGGGATGTCGCTGCATGCCGCCGTGGCACGGGGGTTGTCTCTTCCCTTGACATGCTCCGAGGGCAACGACACCATCCATGACTGAGGTTAGGGAACTTTACTAATCTCTGCCGCCTCCAAGCAGCGACCCGCCGACTCCTGCCCGCCGCGCGCGCCCATGAGCCAGCCGGACGCGGGACGGGCATGCCCCCGAAAGGTTGTCATGGACAAAAAGTTCTGGTCCGCCGTCTGCGCCGCCTCGGCTCTGCCGATCAGCCTCACGCTGGCTGTTGCTCCCGCCCAGGCGGCGACCGCCTCGGCGGGTGCCCGACCGGCCGTCAGCGGCTTCCCTGCTCACTACGTCGCGCCCTACCTGCAGATCGGCGGCTCGGACGCGGGGGACCTCGCGGCCGACCGCAAGGCCAGCGGCGTGCGCTACTACACGCTGGCCTTCCTCACGCCCAAGTCGGGCTGTACGCCGATGTGGGAGGACGGCGGTGACGCTCTCGGTGCGTTCACCGCGCAGGTCAACGCGGTCAAGTCGGCCGGCGGCAACGTGATCATCTCCTTCGGTGGTGAAGCCGGTGGCGAGCTGGCTCAGACCTGTACCTCGGTCTCCGCGTTGACCGCCGCCTACGCCGATGTCGTCAAGAGCTACGGAGTCACCAGGCTCGACTTCGATATCGAAGGCAGCGTCCTCGACGACACGGCGGCCAACTCCCGCCGGGATCAGGCGTTGGCCGCGCTGCAGAAGGCCAACCCGTCGGTGCAGGTCGACTTCACCGTCCCGGTTGACCCCACGGGCCTGGAGTCGAACGCCCTCAAGCTGCTCAAGGATGCCAAGAGCAAGGGCGTTCGAGTGAACCTGGTCAACATCATGACCATGGACTTCGGTGACGGTCAGAATGCCTTGAAGGACGCGGAATCCGCGGCCAATGCCACCGCGGGACAGCTCGCCGGACTCTACGGAGGCACCTCGGCCCAGGCCTGGGGACGGCTTGGCCTGACCCCGATCGCCGGAAAGAACGACGACAACGAGAACTTCACCCAGTCCAATGCGGCGAGCCTGGAGGGTTTCGCCGCGGCCAAGGGTGTCCAGGAGCTGTCCTTCTGGGAGGTCGACGGCTATGACAAGGGAGTCGGGTACGCGTACTCCAAGATCTTCAACAAGATCACTGGTTGACGCGTTGGCGTGTTGACGTGTTGGCGGCGCCGGGTCAGGCAGCGCTCGCGATCTCGCGTGAGCAGGCCACCGCGTTGAACCGTCCGGTCCCCTGATCGAGTACGTAGGTCTGGGCGGTGGCGAAGTCGAAGTACATGCCGACCAGTTGCAGGTCGCCGTCCAGGACCCGTCGCTCCACCGCGGGGTTGGCCATCAGCTGGTCGAGCTGCTGCACCACATTGGTGATGCACAACTGTTCTACCTGGTCGCTGACCTGACGGTCGGAGAACTCCGCTGGGACGCGGGCCAGTCGGGCCAGCGAGCCACGGCCGTTACGCAGCCAGCGAGCCAGCGGAGTGGGGCGTCCGGGCTGCTCGTGCACGCCGTTCAGCAGTGCTTTCATGGCGCCGCAGCCGGAGTGGCCGCAGACCGTGATGCTTCGCACCTCCAGCACCTCCACCGCGTACTGCACGGCGGCGGCCACGGAGTCGTCGGCAGCGCCTGGTTCGTGTGGGGCGGGGACCAGGTTGCCGACGTTGCGGACGGTGAAGAGGTCGCCGGGGCCACTGCTGGTGATCATGCTGGTGACCAGCCGAGAGTCCGCGCAGGTCAGGAAGAGTTGAGAGGGCGTCTGGCCCTCTCTGGCCAGCCGGGCCAACTCCGGGCGGACCAACGGCGCGGTGTGTGCCTGGAAGCCGCGCACGCCACTGAGCAGGCGACTGTGCGGGTCGTCCTCCTGGTCGATGCAGTGGTGACCGACCCAGGGCGTCCAAGCGCGGCAGCGGTGCGAGCCCGAGACGGCCGCTGAGCGCACCGTACCGTCCGGGTCCAGGACCTCGCCCTCCTGACGGATGGTCAGCATCGTGACCTGGCCGCCACTCGCGAGGTGGTCGACGCGCCAGGCTTGCAGGGCCTCGTAGGCGGTGTGGTCCAGGAAGGCCCCGTCATGGCGGATCGTGACCCGCGCACCGGTTGGTGGGGTGGCCAGGGTCCTGGTCAGCCTGGGCACGGAGAGGAAGGTCAGCGGGCCGTGGGTCCGCACCTCGTAGGAGCCGTCCTGCTGGAGGGTCACCTCGAGGTGGGCGCGGGTCAGACGGTAGAGGGCGAGCAGTGCGGTCGCTGCCGCGCCGATCGCGACCCCCAAGGGGACCCCGAGCAGCACCACGCCCAGGACGGTGGCGAGGTAGACCGCGAACTCGCGGTGCCGATAGACCTTTCTGATGTGCGCGAAGCCCACCATCTGCATGCCGATCACCATCACCAGCGCGGCCAGGGCGGCGAGCGGGATTCGGCGCAGCCCGCCGGTCAGCGCGACCGCGGCGAGCAGCACCCAGCAGCCGTGCAGCACGGCGGACCATCGACTGCGGGCACCGGCCTGGATGTTGGCCGAACTGCGAATCGCACCGCCGCCCACCGGCAGGCCGCCCAGCAGGCCGCTGACCAGGTTGGCGACACCCTGACCACGGAGCTCCCGGTCGAGGTTGCCGGGTCGACCGCTCTGTCGGTCGACCGCGACCGCGCAGAGCAGGGACTCGACGCTGGCCACCGCCGTGACGGTCAGGACCGCGCCGAGCAGCGCGAACGGCGCTCCGTGCGGGAAGGCGGCAAGGTCGTGATCGCCCCAGGCGGGAAGCTCGACACGGGCGAGGCGGAAGTCGAAGATCATGGCCAGCGCGGTACCGGCGGCTACCGCGATCAAGGCCGCGGGGGCCCGCTCGAGCAGACGGCCGAGCCGACCGGCCCGACCGGGAAGTCGGTGGAGCCTCGGCCACCCGCAGAGGATGGCGATGGCCAGCAGGCCCACGGCCAGGGCCGGCGGGTGCGGCCCCGACAGCTGAGCCGGCAGCGCGGCCAGGTTGGCCACCGTGGAGCCCTGCGGCGTGCCACCCAGCACCACGTGGAACTGTGCGATCGCAATGGTGACCCCGACGCCGGCCAGCATCCCGTGGACCACGGCGGGAGACAGGGCCAGCGCCGAGCGGGCGACCCGCACGGTGCCGAGCAGGAGTTGGAGCAGCCCGGCCGCGACCGTGACCGCACAGGTGGTCTGCCAGCCGTACCTGCTGATCAGGCCGGTGGTGATCACCGTGAGCGCCGCTGAGGGCCCGCTCACCTGAAGCGGTGTCCCACCGAGCAGCCCAGCGGTGATTCCGCCGGCGGCGGCCGCGACCAGCCCGGCCGTCAGGGGCGCTCCGGTGGCCAGCGCGATGCCCAGGGAGAAGGGCAGCGCGACCAGGAAAACCACCAGAGAAGCCGCCAGATCCTGGGTGGCCGGGCGGCCGGGGCGTGCCCCGCGGGGTGCCGTGCCCGTCGGCGGGGCGTGGCTGTCGGTGGCGCTGTCGGTGCGCGGCAGGGGAGGGGGCGTGTCGAGGTTCATGGCTTCCCGTCCTTCCGGGGAACGGACGTGATCTGGTCCGTTGCTTCAGTTAAGTCCCTTGGCGTTGTGGGTGATCGGATCGGCTGCCCGGGCGCCGGTGGCGAACGGGACGGCACCTGGGGTGCGCTGGCAGGCGCGTGCGGGTTGTGCCGGCGGGCCGGCGGCCCGCAAACCCATCAATCTCCCGCACCAAGAGTTGGTAAACGGTGAGTAATGGAAGCTTTGCATAGCGTAAGTGTGTGCGGGCGTTCTCGGGCTGAGATTCACTCCTGCGAGTGGCGTGCGGGACGGGCGCCGCGCCCCGTCGCCCGTCAGGACTTCGCGGGCGAGCGCCGCTCCGGGCCGTCCGGCGGCGCGGCTGTGGGCGTTGAAGCGGGTACGCCAAGGGGCCGTCGGCCGCACCTGGGAGCAGGTGCGGCCGACGGCCCCTTGTGGTGCGGCCAGGACGGGCCGCGGCGCTGCGTCAGACGGGCGCGCCGGCCGGGTCGGCGGCATCCTGCTCGATTGACGTCCGGGTGAGCGCGCTCTGCTCGGTCCCGGGCCGCGGCAGGGCTGCCGAGCCCAGGACGAACGTCGGGTCAACCTGGGTGGCCAGGTCCACGCCTGCCTTGGCGTTGCCCCAACTCTCCGCGTTGCGCAGGTGGAAGTGCACGGCCTGCGCGGTGTACCGCTGTGCGTCCCGGCGGTGGAAGGCGGCGTCGACCTCTGTGCGGAGCAGTTCGAGGACGGCCCGGTTCTCCGTGTCCAACGAGCTGAGCGGGGGCTCGGCGCCCTGCTCGAGGCGGCGCACCCACTCCGAATGGCTGAAGGCGGCCAGGAGGTCCTCGCCCACCTCTCGGCGCAGGAACTCCAGGTCCTCAGGGCCCTGGACCTTGTTGCCGACCACGCGCAGGGCGACGCCGAAGTCCCGCGCGTACTCCTTGTACTGGCGGTAGACCGAGACGCCCTTGCGGGTCGGTTCGGCCACCAGGAAGGTGAGGTCGAAGCGGGTGAAGAGCCCCGAGGCGAAGGAGTCCGAGCCCGCGGTCATGTCGGTGACCAGGTATTCGCCCTGGCCGTCGAGCAGGTGGTTGAGGAGCAGTTCCACCGCGCCGACCTTGGAGTGGTAGCAGGCGACACCGAGGTCCTCCTCGGTGAACGCGCCGGTGACCAGCAGGCGTACCGAGCCCTCGTCCAGGGCCACCGGGCGGGCGCAGGAGGCGTAGACGGGGTTCTCCTCGACGATGCGCAGCAGCCGTGAGCCCTGTCCGGGTGGCGTGGTCTTGATCATCTCGTCGGCGGAGGCGATCCGCGGATTGCTGCCGCGCAGGTAGTTCTTGATGGCGGGCAGCTGGGCGCCGAGGGAGGGCAGTCGGGCTGCCTGATCGTCACTCAGTCCGAGGGCGGGGCCCAGATGTTGGTTGATGTCGGCGTCCACCGCGATCACCGGGCGCCCAGCGGCGGCTAGATGGCGGATGAACAGTGCCGACAGCGTGGTCTTGCCGCTGCCGCCCTTGCCGACGAAGGCGATCTTCATCTGGACTCCCGGCTCTCGTGCCGTCGACCATCTGGCGGGCTCCGGCGACTTGTTGATAATAGTTATCGTCTCCGATAGCGGCCATAGTAATCGGGGTTTGGCTCGCCGCGCCGGAGGGAAGACGGGATTGCCTCGAACGGGTGATGGCGGGGTTGCTGTACGGGTCGGAGCGCGGGGGTCGTTACTCTCGGGTAGGTGAGCACTGGAACTGATCCGCTTGCCCCGCTGGCCGAGCTCCCCGGGGTGCCCGAGTCCGTCGCCGAGGTCCGCAAGGCCGTTGACCGGCTCTATGGCCACCGCGTCATGCGGCGCCGTGCGCCCGAGGTCACCTCGGAGGCCGCGCTGCGCGGCGCCCGTGCCTCGGCCGCGCTCTCCGGCGCCGATTGGCCGTTGGAGGAGGTGCGCCGGCGCAGTGACTTCAGCGCGGGCGCCGAGGAGCGCACGGTTGGCGCCGCGCTGCGGATCTCGGCGGAGGCGGGTCAGCTGCTGAGCGTCTGGCGCACCTCGCCGCTGCAGGTCCTGGCGCGGTTGCACCTGCTGGCGGCCGGCGATCCGAGCGCCGTCGCCGACCCGACCGCCGCCCGCGAGGCGAGCACGGCAGCCGGGCGGCCGCGGCGTTCCGGCGAGTCGCCCGAGGAGCTGTTCCCGCTGGACCTGGCCGCGGCGCAGGGCGTGGCCGCGGCGCCCGTCGACGCGCTGCTCCCGCCCTCCGGGTCCTCTGGCTCCTCCGGCTCTTCCGGTGATGGGGCCCTGCCGCCCGCGCCGCCCGCCACCGAGGTTGCCGCTCGGCTCGACCAGCTCGCGCAGCTGTTGGTGACCCGGCTGTCGGGTGCCCAGGGTGGCGCCCCCGCACTGGTGACCGCCGCGGTGGTGCACGGGGAGCTGCTCGCGCTGCGGCCGTTCGGGAACTACAACGGACTGGTCGCCCGCGCTGCTCAGCGCATCGTCCTGATCGCCGAGGGCCTGGATCCGAAGGCGATCTGCCCGGCCGAGGTCGGCCTGGTCGAACTGGGCACGGCTGCCTACCGCGAGGCGCTGGCAGGCTATGTCTCCGGTACGCCGCAGGGGTTGGCGCGCTGGATCGCGCACTGCGGCCTGGCGCTGCGGCTCGGCGTCCGGGAGAGTACGGCGGTCTGCGAGGCGATGCAGCGCGGGATGGTCTGACCGGCCTGCCGTGGGCGGATGGTCGACGTGCGGATGGTCGACGGTGCGGCCCTACCGGACGGCCTGGTCCGGGCGCAGAGTTGCGGCGACATCCCAGATGCTGATGTCGCCGCTGGTACAACGATCCGGGTGACCATGCGTGCACCGGATTTGCCCATCAGGCGGGGATCCTGCCCGTTCGCCTGGTGAGGCGGCCCGTATCGCGGGTCGGCTGCACGTGGGTGCTCGAAGGCTGTACGCGGTCCGTGGGCCTGAACTGCGGTGTCGGTCTGACCTCTTCGGGTCCTTCCGGGTCTCGCGGGCCGTGAGTCCTTTGTATCTCGGATTCAGGGCAAACGGAACTCGAAGGGCGAATTCTTTACCTTTGGTCCGATTCGGCCCGGTCCGATCTGCGGGCGGACCGGCGACGAACCGGCTGGCGGACCGGCCTGCGGGTCGGCCGCTCGACGGGCGGTGGAACCGCCCCCCCGCTCAGGCGCCGGGGCGCCGCCGTTTGGCGAGCTGCCAGACCAGGCCGGCGCTCAGGGCGGCGGCGCCGATCGCCGCGGCGGCCAGCACGCTGCGGCTTGGTGTCCTGAACTCGGGTAGATGGCGGTGCAGTTCGATGGGGCGATCGAAGACCAGCACCGGCCAGTCACGGGCGATGGCCTCCTTGCGCAGGCCCCGGTCGGGGTTGACGGCAGAGGGGCGACCGACGGCCTCAAGCAGCGGCAGGTCGGTGACGGAGTCGCTGTACGCGTAGCTGTCGGCCAGGTTGTAGCCCCTGCGCTCGGCCAACTCTCGGATCGCGGCGGCCTTGTTCTCGGCATACGCGTAGTACTCGATCTCGCCGGTGTAGCAGCCGTCCTCGATCGCCAGTCGGGTGGCGATCACGTGGTCGGCGCCGAGCAGGGCGCCGATCGGTTCGACCACCTCGGCTCCGGAACTGCTGACGATGACCACATCGCGCCCGGCGGCGTGG
It includes:
- the acs gene encoding acetate--CoA ligase — encoded protein: MSNESLANLLKEERRFAPPADLAAAANVTAAAYTQASEDRLGFWAEQARRLSWAVEPTETLDWSNPPFAKWFADGKLNVAYNCVDRHVEAGNGDRVAIHFEGEPGDSRSITYAQLKDEVSQAANALLELGVAKGDRVAIYLPMIAEAVVAMLACARIGAAHSVVFGGFSADAVASRIQDADAKLVITADGGYRRGKPSALKPAIDEALAKCPQVEHVLVVRRTGQEISWTEGRDVWWHEITQRQSTEHTPEAHDAEQPLFILYTSGTTGKPKGILHTSGGYLTQASYTHHAVFDLKPETDVYWCTADIGWVTGHSYIVYGPLSNGATQVIYEGTPDTPHQGRFWEIIQKYGVTILYTAPTAIRTFMKWGDDIPAQFDLSSLRILGSVGEPINPEAWIWYREHIGAGKTPIVDTWWQTETGAMMISPLPGVTETKPGSAQRALPGISATVVDDEANEVPNGSGGYLVLTEPWPSMLRTIWGDDQRYIDTYWSRFQGRYFAGDGAKKDEDGDIWLLGRVDDVMLVSGHNISTTEVESALVGHPSVAESAVVGATDATTGQAIVAFVILRGTASDSDDLIAELRNHVGKTLGPIAKPKQIKVVSELPKTRSGKIMRRLLRDIAEGREVGDTTTLADSSVMNLIQSQLPTGSDKS
- a CDS encoding chitinase gives rise to the protein MDKKFWSAVCAASALPISLTLAVAPAQAATASAGARPAVSGFPAHYVAPYLQIGGSDAGDLAADRKASGVRYYTLAFLTPKSGCTPMWEDGGDALGAFTAQVNAVKSAGGNVIISFGGEAGGELAQTCTSVSALTAAYADVVKSYGVTRLDFDIEGSVLDDTAANSRRDQALAALQKANPSVQVDFTVPVDPTGLESNALKLLKDAKSKGVRVNLVNIMTMDFGDGQNALKDAESAANATAGQLAGLYGGTSAQAWGRLGLTPIAGKNDDNENFTQSNAASLEGFAAAKGVQELSFWEVDGYDKGVGYAYSKIFNKITG
- a CDS encoding SulP family inorganic anion transporter, whose translation is MNLDTPPPLPRTDSATDSHAPPTGTAPRGARPGRPATQDLAASLVVFLVALPFSLGIALATGAPLTAGLVAAAAGGITAGLLGGTPLQVSGPSAALTVITTGLISRYGWQTTCAVTVAAGLLQLLLGTVRVARSALALSPAVVHGMLAGVGVTIAIAQFHVVLGGTPQGSTVANLAALPAQLSGPHPPALAVGLLAIAILCGWPRLHRLPGRAGRLGRLLERAPAALIAVAAGTALAMIFDFRLARVELPAWGDHDLAAFPHGAPFALLGAVLTVTAVASVESLLCAVAVDRQSGRPGNLDRELRGQGVANLVSGLLGGLPVGGGAIRSSANIQAGARSRWSAVLHGCWVLLAAVALTGGLRRIPLAALAALVMVIGMQMVGFAHIRKVYRHREFAVYLATVLGVVLLGVPLGVAIGAAATALLALYRLTRAHLEVTLQQDGSYEVRTHGPLTFLSVPRLTRTLATPPTGARVTIRHDGAFLDHTAYEALQAWRVDHLASGGQVTMLTIRQEGEVLDPDGTVRSAAVSGSHRCRAWTPWVGHHCIDQEDDPHSRLLSGVRGFQAHTAPLVRPELARLAREGQTPSQLFLTCADSRLVTSMITSSGPGDLFTVRNVGNLVPAPHEPGAADDSVAAAVQYAVEVLEVRSITVCGHSGCGAMKALLNGVHEQPGRPTPLARWLRNGRGSLARLARVPAEFSDRQVSDQVEQLCITNVVQQLDQLMANPAVERRVLDGDLQLVGMYFDFATAQTYVLDQGTGRFNAVACSREIASAA
- a CDS encoding ATP-binding protein, with protein sequence MKIAFVGKGGSGKTTLSALFIRHLAAAGRPVIAVDADINQHLGPALGLSDDQAARLPSLGAQLPAIKNYLRGSNPRIASADEMIKTTPPGQGSRLLRIVEENPVYASCARPVALDEGSVRLLVTGAFTEEDLGVACYHSKVGAVELLLNHLLDGQGEYLVTDMTAGSDSFASGLFTRFDLTFLVAEPTRKGVSVYRQYKEYARDFGVALRVVGNKVQGPEDLEFLRREVGEDLLAAFSHSEWVRRLEQGAEPPLSSLDTENRAVLELLRTEVDAAFHRRDAQRYTAQAVHFHLRNAESWGNAKAGVDLATQVDPTFVLGSAALPRPGTEQSALTRTSIEQDAADPAGAPV
- a CDS encoding oxidoreductase, translating into MSTGTDPLAPLAELPGVPESVAEVRKAVDRLYGHRVMRRRAPEVTSEAALRGARASAALSGADWPLEEVRRRSDFSAGAEERTVGAALRISAEAGQLLSVWRTSPLQVLARLHLLAAGDPSAVADPTAAREASTAAGRPRRSGESPEELFPLDLAAAQGVAAAPVDALLPPSGSSGSSGSSGDGALPPAPPATEVAARLDQLAQLLVTRLSGAQGGAPALVTAAVVHGELLALRPFGNYNGLVARAAQRIVLIAEGLDPKAICPAEVGLVELGTAAYREALAGYVSGTPQGLARWIAHCGLALRLGVRESTAVCEAMQRGMV
- a CDS encoding HAD family hydrolase, yielding MDNRTDADDADTDRSRTPRTSSAAPPVGPSRTAAFFDLDKTIIAKSSALAFSRPFYQGGLINRRAVLKSAYAQFVFLVGGADHDQMEKMRQYLSALTRGWNVQQVREIVAETLHGLIDPLIYEEAAALIEQHHAAGRDVVIVSSSGAEVVEPIGALLGADHVIATRLAIEDGCYTGEIEYYAYAENKAAAIRELAERRGYNLADSYAYSDSVTDLPLLEAVGRPSAVNPDRGLRKEAIARDWPVLVFDRPIELHRHLPEFRTPSRSVLAAAAIGAAALSAGLVWQLAKRRRPGA